A genomic segment from Ornithorhynchus anatinus isolate Pmale09 chromosome 16, mOrnAna1.pri.v4, whole genome shotgun sequence encodes:
- the GJB4 gene encoding gap junction beta-4 protein: MNWASFQELLSGVNKYSTALGRIWLSVVLVFRVLVYVVAAEEVWDDDHKDFDCNTRQPGCTNVCFDHFFPISHVRLWALQLILVTCPSLLVVMHVAYRQDRERKHREKHGEHCAQLYPNPGKKRGGLWWTYLLSLLFKAAVDIGFLYVFHRLYENYDLPRVVGCAVPPCPNVVDCYIARPTEKKVFTYFMVATSLACILLNLGEVAYLVGKRCSELLRPRRRRLVAVPRAALPDGFPPYVVPQASPSQRDDPSPGKADNSASPLMSSGHLR; encoded by the coding sequence ATGAACTGGGCGTCATTCCAGGAGCTCCTGAGCGGCGTCAACAAGTACTCAACTGCCCTGGGCCGCATCTGGCTGTCAGTTGTGCTCGTCTTCCGAGTGCTGGTGTACGTGGTGGCGGCCGAGGAGGTCTGGGACGACGACCACAAGGATTTCGACTGCAACACCCGCCAGCCAGGCTGCACCAATGTCTGCTTCGACcacttcttccccatctcccacgtCCGCCTGTGGGCCCTGCAGCTCATCCTGGTGACCTGCCCTTCCCTGCTGGTCGTCATGCACGTGGCCTACCGGCAGGACAGAGAACGCAAACATCGGGAGAAGCACGGGGAGCACTGCGCGCAGCTTTACCCCAACCCGGGCAAGAAGAGGGGGGGACTCTGGTGGACCTACCTGCTGAGCCTGCTCTTCAAGGCCGCCGTGGACATCGGCTTCCTCTACGTCTTCCATCGCCTGTACGAGAACTACGACCTGCCTCGGGTGGTGGGCTGTGCCGTGCCCCCCTGCCCCAACGTCGTCGACTGCTACATCGCCCGGCCCACCGAGAAGAAGGTCTTCACCTACTTCATGGTGGCCACCTCCTTGGCCTGCATCCTCCTCAACCTGGGCGAAGTGGCATACCTGGTCGGCAAGAGATGCTCAGAGCTGCTCAGGCCACGGCGACGGAGGCTGGTGGCAGTCCCCCGGGCGGCCTTGCCCGATGGCTTCCCCCCATACGTTGTTCCCCAAGCCAGTCCCTCTCAGCGGGATGACCCATCCCCCGGCAAGGCCGACAATTCAGCGTCCCCTCTGATGAGCTCGGGACACTTGAGATAA
- the GJA4 gene encoding gap junction alpha-4 protein: MGDWGFLEKLLDQVQEHSTVIGKIWLTVLFIFRILILGLAGESVWGDEQSDFECNTAQPGCTNVCYDKAFPISHIRYWVLQFLFVSTPTLIYLGHVIYLSRREEKLKQKESELRALQLKDLQVENALAVLEKKLAKISVAEDGRVKIQGALMGTYVTSVVCKSILEAGFLFGQWYLYGLTMVPRFVCERDPCPHKVDCFLSRPTEKTIFILFMWVVGIISLLLNLLELFHLCCRKLVQRAKRTTKEGEAVYDPALREAPPGDSYAHHQEKTFFYLPMVENPSSPPYPTYNKLSSSEQNWANFTTEESLALQKRNRLEGPGPQPHGPLLPAHHHPVEKQPSRPGSSASKKQYV, encoded by the coding sequence ATGGGCGACTGGGGCTTCCTGGAGAAGCTCCTGGACCAGGTGCAGGAGCACTCGACGGTCATCGGCAAGATCTGGCTGACCGTCCTCTTCATCTTCCGTATCCTCATCCTGGGTTTGGCGGGTGAGTCGGTCTGGGGGGACGAGCAGTCGGACTTCGAGTGCAACACGGCCCAGCCGGGCTGCACCAACGTCTGCTACGACaaggccttccccatctcccacatcCGCTACTGGGTCCTCCAGTTCCTGTTCGTCAGCACGCCCACCCTGATCTACCTGGGCCACGTCATCTACCTGTCCCGTCGGGAGGAGAAGCTGAAGCAGAAGGAGAGCGAGCTGAGGGCCCTGCAGCTCAAAGACCTGCAGGTGGAGAACGCCTTGGCCGTACTGGAGAAGAAGCTCGCCAAGATCTCCGTGGCTGAGGACGGGCGGGTGAAGATCCAGGGGGCCCTCATGGGCACCTACGTCACCAGCGTCGTCTGCAAGAGCATCCTGGAGGCCGGCTTCCTCTTCGGCCAGTGGTACCTGTATGGCCTGACCATGGTGCCCAGGTTTGTGTGCGAGCGGGACCCCTGCCCCCACAAGGTGGACTGCTTCCTCTCCCGCCCCACCGAGAAGACCATCTTCATCCTCTTCATGTGGGTCGTGGGCATTATCTCCCTGCTGCTCAACCTCCTGGAGCTCTTCCACCTGTGCTGCAGGAAGCTGGTCCAGAGAGCAAAGAGGACGACCAAGGAGGGCGAGGCTGTCTATGACCCGGCCCTTAGGGAAGCCCCACCTGGGGATTCCTATGCGCACCACCAAGAGAAGACCTTCTTCTACCTCCCCATGGTGGagaacccctcctccccgccctaccCCACCTACAACAAGCTGTCCTCCAGTGAGCAGAACTGGGCCAACTTCACCACTGAAGAGAGCCTGGCGCTGCAAAAGAGGAACAGGCTAGaagggcctggcccccagccccacggcccccTCCTGCCAGCCCATCACCACCcggtagagaagcagcccagCCGGCCCGGGAGCTCCGCATCCAAAAAACAATATGTGtga
- the GJB3 gene encoding gap junction beta-3 protein, which translates to MDWKTLQALLSGVNKYSTAFGRIWLSVVFVFRVLVYVVAAERVWGDEQKDFDCNTKQPGCTNVCYDHFFPISNIRLWALQLIFVTCPSLLVIMHVAYREDRERKHREKHGEACPRLYSNTGKKHGGLWWTYLLSLFFKLIIEIVFLYILNRLWYGFDLPRLVQCAYVAPCPNIVDCYIARPSEKKVFTYFMVGASAVCIVLTVCEIAYLVFKRVVRCAQKGEKRKAYPAPSASRASTCRCPHRLLGPEGDQAATKSPEGLRASAPNLTLI; encoded by the coding sequence ATGGACTGGAAGACGCTCCAGGCCCTCCTGAGCGGCGTCAACAAGTACTCCACCGCCTTTGGCCGCATCTGGCTGTCGGTTGTCTTCGTCTTCCGGGTGCTGGTGTACGTGGTGGCCGCCGAGCGGGTGTGGGGCGACGAGCAGAAGGACTTCGACTGCAACACGAAGCAGCCGGGCTGCACCAACGTCTGCTATGACcatttcttccccatctccaacaTCCGCCTGTGGGCCCTGCAGCTCATCTTCGTCACCTGCCCGTCCCTGCTGGTCATCATGCACGTGGCCTACCGGGAAGACCGGGAACGCAAACACCGGGAGAAGCACGGGGAGGCGTGCCCCAGGCTCTACTCCAACACGGGCAAGAAGCACGGGGGGCTGTGGTGGACCTACCTGCTCAGCCTCTTCTTTAAGCTCATCATCGAGATCGTCTTCTTGTACATCCTGAACAGGCTCTGGTACGGGTTCGACCTGCCCCGCCTGGTGCAGTGTGCCTACGTGGCCCCCTGCCCCAACATCGTCGACTGCTACATCGCCCGCCCCTCCGAGAAGAAGGTCTTCACCTACTTCATGGTGGGCGCCTCGGCTGTCTGCATCGTCTTGACCGTCTGCGAGATCGCCTACCTCGTCTTCAAGCGAGTGGTGCGGTgtgcgcagaagggagagaagcggAAGGCCTACCCTGCCCCTTCGGCCAGCAGGGCCTCCACCTGCCGCTGCCCCCACCGGCTGCTGGGCCCCGAGGGGGACCAGGCCGCGACCAAGTCTCCTGAGGGGCTGCGGGCCTCTGCCCCCAACCTGACTCTGATctga